One region of Tachysurus fulvidraco isolate hzauxx_2018 chromosome 9, HZAU_PFXX_2.0, whole genome shotgun sequence genomic DNA includes:
- the usta gene encoding uronyl 2-sulfotransferase a isoform X2 translates to MASACAHCCSSASDRSFFSSTADPRDSFSTCASISVLPFPSEVIYNRVGKCGSRTVVLLLRILADKHKFNLVSSDVHNKTRLTKHEQVDLMRNISTISQPFLYTRHVHFLNFSRFRMEQPVYINIIRDPINRFLSNYFFRRFGDWRGEQNHLVRTPRMKDDERYLDINVCILENFPECSNPRLFYIVPYFCGQHPQCREPGVWALERAKQNVMENFLLVGILEELEDVLLLLERLLPHYFSDVLTVYHSPAFWKVGNLTGTVKKHMPTLEALQVLYRRMRYEYDFYNFVRDQFHLVKKKIGLKSTHTSSSQERDFLRDLALRTNDPLDEDDEDEDDDTALEDANNWLVQP, encoded by the exons gtgCTGCCATTCCCCAGTGAGGTGATCTATAATCGTGTAGGGAAATGTGGCAGTCGCACTGTGGTGCTGCTTCTCAGGATTCTGGCTGATAAACACAAGTTTAACCTGGTTTCATCTGACGTCCACAACAAAACCAGACTCACCAAGCACGAGCAG GTGGATTTGATGAGAAACATCAGCACGATCTCGCAGCCCTTCCTGTACACGAGGCATGTTCACTTCCTCAACTTCAGCAG GTTCAGGATGGAGCAGCCTGTCTACATTAACATCATCAGAGACCCCATTAACCGCTTCCTCTCCAACTACTTTTTCCGTCGGTTTGGAGACTGGAGGGGAGAACAGAATCACTTGGTCCGCACACCTCGGATGAAAGACGACGAGAGATACCTG GACATTAACGTGTGTATCCTGGAGAACTTTCCCGAGTGCTCAAATCCACGCCTTTTCTACATTGTGCCGTATTTCTGTGGTCAGCATCCTCAGTGCAG agagccAGGCGTGTGGGCGTTAGAGAGAGCCAAACAGAACGTCATGGAGAACTTTCTCCTGGTGGGAATTTTGGAGGAGCTGGAGGATGTGCTGCTCCTGCTTGAGCGACTGCTACCTCACTACTTCAGCGATGTGCTGACCGTCTACCACAGCCCAG CTTTTTGGAAGGTGGGTAATCTGACAGGGACAGTAAAGAAGCACATGCCAACGCTGGAGGCCTTGCAGGTTCTGTACCGCCGCATGAGGTACGAGTACGACTTTTACAACTTCGTGCGTGACCAGTTCCACCTGGTCAAGAAGAAGATCGGCCTCAAGTCGACACATACGAGCTCGTCACAAGAACGCGACTTTCTGCGGGACCTCGCTCTACGAACTAACGATCCACTGGACGAGGACGATGAAGACGAGGACGACGATACCGCTCTGGAAGACGCCAACAACTGGTTGGTGCAGCCTTGA